One window of Brevibacterium pigmentatum genomic DNA carries:
- a CDS encoding sensor histidine kinase → MSEQTVPRRRIPRGVRIAGSILIGVIAYLFGFFTSSMALTANAWAFSDGELNDTGLVAVLLLFLVWGLVFLRHRWPWVPFVAGALLTAGWGDALMLLIAVFHLVIRAPRRQAIIASAVSTGLMAFSTVRMCLAPPEHNPFSIFFLPDPAQVTGLEATIPPEDSHLAIRIITIAAGVIGLCTALGVGALLRRTRRMRAVESIAERQAQRNESLTAEIARQSERELLARELHDTLSHRLSVISLHTGALEVGAQTDPEVASTASALREEARASLEDLRHLVGGVRNGDLAGPQPGQENSSPPSRATMAAIPELISSVASTGTVIRPLIVIQDVDSCPPALDRAAYRIVQEALTNAMKHAPNLPVTVDIAVSAARGIQISVSNPLPSPPGPVGVPPRPRYAPGPGREAGAGAPDHGPGPAGHRRGPQDAQLGSTGSGSGLVGIRERTEMFGGEASIGVFGNEFRVQVCFRSLSPQT, encoded by the coding sequence GTGTCAGAACAAACCGTCCCTCGCCGCAGGATCCCGCGCGGTGTGCGCATCGCCGGCAGCATCCTCATCGGCGTCATCGCCTATCTCTTCGGGTTCTTCACCTCGTCGATGGCGCTGACCGCGAACGCCTGGGCTTTCTCCGACGGGGAACTCAACGACACGGGGCTCGTGGCCGTCCTGCTGCTGTTCCTCGTGTGGGGACTCGTCTTCCTCCGACACAGATGGCCCTGGGTGCCTTTCGTCGCCGGAGCACTGCTCACAGCGGGGTGGGGCGATGCGCTGATGCTCCTCATTGCAGTCTTCCACCTCGTCATCCGAGCACCCCGACGGCAGGCGATCATCGCCTCGGCGGTGAGTACCGGACTGATGGCGTTCTCCACGGTGAGGATGTGTCTGGCACCGCCGGAGCACAATCCGTTCAGCATCTTCTTCCTGCCCGACCCGGCACAGGTCACGGGACTCGAGGCGACCATCCCTCCGGAGGATTCGCACCTGGCGATCAGAATCATCACGATCGCAGCCGGCGTCATCGGATTGTGTACGGCGCTGGGGGTCGGCGCGCTTCTGCGTCGGACGCGGAGGATGAGAGCGGTCGAGTCGATCGCCGAACGGCAAGCACAGCGCAATGAGTCGCTCACGGCCGAGATCGCGCGGCAGTCCGAACGAGAGCTCTTGGCACGCGAGCTTCACGACACGCTCTCCCACCGCCTATCGGTGATCTCGCTGCACACCGGCGCCCTTGAGGTCGGAGCACAGACCGACCCCGAGGTCGCTTCGACGGCGTCAGCCCTGCGGGAGGAAGCCCGCGCGTCACTGGAGGATCTGCGTCATCTGGTGGGTGGTGTGAGGAACGGCGATCTGGCTGGTCCGCAGCCGGGGCAGGAGAATTCTTCCCCTCCGAGCCGCGCGACGATGGCTGCGATTCCCGAGCTCATCTCCTCCGTGGCGTCCACCGGCACGGTCATCCGTCCGCTCATCGTCATCCAGGACGTGGACTCGTGCCCGCCTGCGCTCGACCGTGCAGCCTATCGCATTGTTCAGGAGGCGCTGACGAACGCGATGAAACATGCGCCGAATCTGCCGGTGACGGTGGACATCGCAGTCTCGGCGGCCCGCGGTATCCAGATCTCGGTGAGCAATCCGCTGCCCAGCCCTCCAGGCCCAGTCGGTGTTCCGCCGCGCCCACGATATGCGCCGGGACCGGGAAGAGAAGCCGGTGCCGGCGCGCCCGATCACGGACCGGGACCGGCCGGTCACCGCCGGGGTCCGCAGGACGCTCAGTTGGGATCGACCGGATCGGGATCCGGTCTGGTCGGCATCCGCGAGCGCACCGAGATGTTCGGCGGCGAAGCGTCGATCGGGGTGTTCGGCAATGAGTTCCGTGTGCAGGTGTGCTTTCGGTCCCTCTCACCCCAGACCTGA
- a CDS encoding response regulator: MNQAAPIRVMVVDDDPMVITGIRGILQAADGIDVVASALSGEESIEKASLHYPDVVLMDIRMPGIGGIEATQRLLNSVRPPKVVSLTSMSSDDYLFRALEAGAAGYLHKDIGPVDLAAAVRKVHAGEPILAPQSMRQVIAKVRSNSDHRLQREAVELLAGLTDRERQIAELVADGLSNQEIAEETFMSLATVKTHLNRINVKLDTNNRVRIATMVVRARRH; the protein is encoded by the coding sequence ATGAACCAAGCCGCCCCGATCCGAGTCATGGTCGTCGATGACGATCCCATGGTCATCACCGGGATCAGGGGGATCCTCCAGGCCGCCGACGGCATCGACGTCGTTGCCTCGGCGCTGAGCGGGGAAGAGTCCATCGAGAAGGCGTCTCTGCACTATCCCGATGTCGTGCTCATGGACATACGGATGCCGGGAATCGGCGGAATCGAAGCCACCCAGCGCCTGCTCAACAGCGTCCGACCGCCGAAAGTGGTGTCCCTGACGAGCATGAGCAGCGACGACTACCTCTTCAGGGCTCTCGAGGCGGGTGCCGCCGGATACCTGCACAAGGACATCGGTCCTGTGGATCTCGCCGCTGCGGTCCGCAAGGTCCACGCCGGTGAGCCCATTCTTGCTCCGCAGTCGATGCGACAGGTCATCGCCAAGGTCAGGTCGAACTCCGACCATCGCCTGCAACGGGAGGCTGTGGAGCTGTTGGCAGGGCTCACCGACCGCGAGCGTCAGATCGCCGAACTCGTGGCCGACGGCCTGTCGAATCAGGAGATCGCCGAGGAGACGTTCATGAGTCTGGCTACGGTCAAGACTCACCTCAACCGGATCAACGTCAAACTGGACACGAACAATCGCGTGCGCATCGCCACGATGGTGGTCAGGGCCCGCAGGCACTGA